In one Bactrocera tryoni isolate S06 chromosome 5, CSIRO_BtryS06_freeze2, whole genome shotgun sequence genomic region, the following are encoded:
- the LOC120776465 gene encoding BCL2/adenovirus E1B 19 kDa protein-interacting protein 3 isoform X1, which translates to MTSTPPKTGEDLLGESWIELSSAATMAGVKSPDRITPLPFASGEEYLRLLREAQRESNQSSRVVSLASSRRDTPRDSPKSPPNSPNTELTPDEDLKNVYINYWSKEGDSHKDTDWLDEWNSRPDQQPPKDWKFEHPQKKKGSGYSIRLTRVGKNSLFSREILYSLILSNVLSLLLGAGLGLWLSKRGILLTRVVID; encoded by the exons aatctTGGATTGAGCTAAGCAGTGCCGCTACAATGGCTGGCGTGAAGAGCCCCGACAGAATCACACCATTGCCTTTCGCAAGTGGCGAGGAATATTTACGTTTGCTGCGTGAGGCACAACGTGAATCAAATCAATCCAGTCGTGTTGTCTCTCTAGCCAGTTCGCGACGTGATACACCCAGGGATAG CCCGAAATCACCACCCAACAGCCCGAATACCGAACTCACACCTGACGAAGAtctcaaaaatgtttacataaattattgGAGCAAG GAAGGCGATAGTCACAAAGACACCGATTGGCTGGATGAATGGAATAGTCGACCGGATCAACAACCACCAAA AGATTGGAAATTTGAACATCCACAAAAGAAAAAGGGCTCAGGTTATTCCATACGTTTAACTCGCGTAGGCAAGAACTCGCTATTTTCCAGAGAAATACTATACTCGCTCATTCTTTCAAATGTACTATCTTTGCTATTGGGCGCTGGACTAGG cTTGTGGCTAAGCAAACGTGGCATCCTCTTGACCCGAGTCGTCATTGACTGA
- the LOC120776465 gene encoding BCL2/adenovirus E1B 19 kDa protein-interacting protein 3 isoform X2: MAGVKSPDRITPLPFASGEEYLRLLREAQRESNQSSRVVSLASSRRDTPRDSPKSPPNSPNTELTPDEDLKNVYINYWSKEGDSHKDTDWLDEWNSRPDQQPPKDWKFEHPQKKKGSGYSIRLTRVGKNSLFSREILYSLILSNVLSLLLGAGLGLWLSKRGILLTRVVID, translated from the exons ATGGCTGGCGTGAAGAGCCCCGACAGAATCACACCATTGCCTTTCGCAAGTGGCGAGGAATATTTACGTTTGCTGCGTGAGGCACAACGTGAATCAAATCAATCCAGTCGTGTTGTCTCTCTAGCCAGTTCGCGACGTGATACACCCAGGGATAG CCCGAAATCACCACCCAACAGCCCGAATACCGAACTCACACCTGACGAAGAtctcaaaaatgtttacataaattattgGAGCAAG GAAGGCGATAGTCACAAAGACACCGATTGGCTGGATGAATGGAATAGTCGACCGGATCAACAACCACCAAA AGATTGGAAATTTGAACATCCACAAAAGAAAAAGGGCTCAGGTTATTCCATACGTTTAACTCGCGTAGGCAAGAACTCGCTATTTTCCAGAGAAATACTATACTCGCTCATTCTTTCAAATGTACTATCTTTGCTATTGGGCGCTGGACTAGG cTTGTGGCTAAGCAAACGTGGCATCCTCTTGACCCGAGTCGTCATTGACTGA
- the LOC120776464 gene encoding transcription termination factor 3, mitochondrial: MLILRNLRFITKVTKLDSNLLNNAPRIVRELRSQTRQRPDISVSKGLDEANTKPTAQALHDEQHAQTVITKAVNKYLKDELRQIENGRSADATSTNNKPIHKELKNVSDEEADDNALSISEAKKDYVPTFNLAAYVNKSPTLQQFIQLGVNLHSIERRKGLAKFVLGLEFEKDVKPYLYFLQDQGVSPDVFGEFITKNPLFFKIDLDDLQTRVNYLESKNFTPDQRQRIFTRNPFWLMFSTRRIDQRLGYFQKEFRLNGDDVRFLSSKQPRLITYNMEHIRKSSFCIREEMGFDQDELKCLLLNKPRLWMMDSDLLIERFAYAHQTMKLSHDMLIQFPEVLSSREFRLRQRHEFLVTLGRAQYDPEKDLYISPRDLVSGNDYHFVRNVAKSDLETYELFLKTR, translated from the exons atgttaattttaagaaatctacgttttataacaaaagttacaaaacttgatagcaatttattaaataacGCTCCACGAATTGTAAGGGAACTGCGTAGTCAAACAAGGCAACGACCTGATATAAGTGTTTCTAAAGGGTTAGATGAAGCTAATACTAAGCCTACCGCACAAGCGCTACATGACGAACAACATGCACAAACCGTCATTACGAAagcagtaaataaatatttaaaagacgAACTAAGACAGATTGAAAATGGTCGGTCAGCTGATGCTACCTCCACCAACAATAAACCTATCCACAAGGAACTTAAAAATGTCAGTGACGAGGAGGCCGATGATAATGCATTGTCGATTAGTGAGGCTAAAAAAGATTATGTGCCGACTTTCAATTTAGCAGCATATGTGAACAAGTCACCAACGTTACAGCAATTTATACAGCTTGGTGTTAATTTACATAGCATCGAAAGACGTAAAGGATTGGCCAAATTTGTGTTGGGCTTAGAATTTGAGAAGGATGTGAAACCTTATCTGTACTTTCTGCAAGATCAAGGCGTTTCACCAGATGTATTTGGcgaatttattacaaaaaatccactttttttcaaaatagattTAGATGACCTGCAGACACGCGTCAACTACTTGgaatccaaaaattttacaccAGATCAAAGACAACGTATATTTACGCGCAACCCTTTCTGGCTGATGTTCTCAACGCGACGCATCGATCAACGACTGGgttattttcaaaaagagttTCGTTTAAATGGCGATGACGTACGCTTTTTATCATCGAAACAACCACGACTGATAACATATAATATGGAGCATATACGCAAATCATCATTTTGTATACGAGAAGAGATGGGCTTTGATCAAGACGAACTTAAATGCTTGCTGTTAAACAAGCCACGTTTATGGATGATGG aCTCTGATCTGCTCATTGAACGTTTTGCTTATGCACACCAAACTATGAAGCTTTCGCATGATATGTTAATACAATTCCCAGAAGTACTTTCGTCGCGGGAATTTCGGTTGCGACAGCGACATGAGTTCCTCGTTACACTTGGTCGCGCACAGTATGATCCTGAGAAGGATTTATACATATCTCCAAGAGATTTGGTCAGTGGAAATGACTACCATTTTGTCCGCAATGTTGCTAAAAGCGATCTTGAAACTTACGAACTTTTCCTTAAGACGCGATAG
- the LOC120776467 gene encoding vesicle transport protein SFT2B, whose amino-acid sequence MDKLRRVLNGNDSTPEEESSIITQINEMSTLSWSTRIKGFCICFVLGILLSFLGSLALFLHRGVVVFAVFYTLGNVISMASTCFLMGPVNQIKKMFSSTRLIATCIVLVAIVMTFIAAVVLHKAGLTLIFIIIQSLAMTWYSLSYIPYARDAVKKTVSACLDV is encoded by the exons atggaTAAATTGCGTCGAGTGCTTAACGGAAATGATTCCACACCGGAGGAGGAGAGTAGCATCATCACACAG ATTAATGAGATGTCAACGCTTAGCTGGTCGACACGCATCAAAGGCTTTTGCATTTGTTTCGTACTTGGCATCTTACTATCGTTTCTCGGCTCGCTGGCCCTATTTTTACACAGAGGCGTTGTTGTGTTTGCGGTCTTTTATACGCTTGGTAATGTAATATCAATGGCTAG TACATGCTTTCTTATGGGTCCtgttaatcaaataaaaaaaatgttttcatccaCACGTTTAATAGCCACTTGCATAGTACTTGTAGCCATTGTCATGACCTTTATTGCTGCAGTTGTg CTTCATAAAGCCGGTCtgactttaatttttatcatcATACAATCATTAGCTATGACCTGGTATTCCCTCTCCTACATACCATACGCTCGTGATGCCGTAAAGAAAACCGTCTCTGCTTGCCTTGATGTGTAG
- the LOC120777622 gene encoding phosphatidylserine synthase isoform X3 — translation MDANETNIEDNIWAGILCAVFFFLIISLLAFPNGPFTRPHPAVWRIIFGCSVLYLLMLQFFMFQNYKTIMNIFYWLDPKLEHFHINMEKEYGANCSDLSFDRIYSTIDVFAWGHFLGWAFKAVLIRHAGILWAISVMWEITEITFAHLLPNFVECWWDALILDVLICNGLGIWVGLRICKALEMREYKWASIKDISTTTGKIKRVVLQFTPESFTSIRWLDPKSTAMRFAAVCQLVIFWQVTELNTFFLKHIFEMPPDHYLVVGRLVFIGLVVAPSVRQYYTYVTDTRCKRVGTQCWVYGAIMVSEAILCLKNGKELFERTQGINIVLWLITQVILSVAFVYGCMLWHRAQDKYNKSTESPSKKGKTQNANNSPKHEQKDHNQFLHLLKFTLYLLREPSLDEDLDDIKIKIV, via the exons AAATGAAACAAATATTGAGGATAACATTTGGGCTGGAATCCTGTGTGCGGTCTTTTTCTTCTTAATCATCTCGTTATTGGCGTTCCCGAACGGTCCATTCACCCGTCCACATCCGGCAGTATGGCGTATTATATTCGGCTGTTCGGTGTTATACCTGCTAATGCTACAGTTTTTCATGTTCCAAAATTACAAAACGATCATGAATATATTCTACTGGCTGGACCCGAAATTGGAACACTTCCACATCAACATGGAAAAG gaatATGGTGCCAATTGCTCAGATCTGAGCTTTGATCGCATATACAGCACAATCGACGTATTCGCGTGGGGACACTTTCTCGGTTGGGCCTTTAAGGCTGTGCTCATACGCCACGCTGGCATTTTGTGGGCCATCTCAGTTATGTGGGAGATAACAGAAATCACTTTCGCGCATTTGCTGCCAAATTTCGTTGAGTGTTGGTGGGATGCGCTCATCTTGGACGTGCTCATTTGCAATGGCCTTGGCATTTGGGTGGGTTTGAGAATTTGCAAAGCGCTTGAAATGCGTGAATATAAATGGGCGAGCATTAAGGATATCTCAACGACTACGGGTAAAATTAAGCGTGTTGTCTTGCAATTCACACCGGAAAGTTTTACATCCATACGATGGCTGGATCCAAAATCGACAGCGATGCGTTTTGCAGCTGTATGTCAGCTGGTTATATTTTGGCAG GTGACTGAACTCAACACATTCTTCCTGAAGCACATATTTGAAATGCCACCAGATCATTACCTTGTCGTTGGACGTCTGGTATTCATTGGTCTCGTCGTAGCGCCCTCAGTGAG gcaATACTATACCTACGTGACGGACACGCGTTGCAAACGTGTTGGCACCCAATGTTGGGTGTATGGCGCTATTATGGTCTCAGAAGCAATACTTTGCCTGAAGAATGGCAAAGAACTATTCGAACGTACACAAGGCATTAATATTGTCTTGTGGCTAATTACACAAGTTATCTTATCCGTGGCCTTTGTTTACGGTTGCATGTTGTGGCAT cgtGCGCAAGACAAGTATAATAAGTCAACAGAATCGCCGAGCAAAAAGGGCAAAACACAAAATGCTAATAATTCGCCAAAGCACGAACAAAAAG ATCACAACCAATTTTTGCACCTATTAAAGTTCACCTTATATCTACTACGTGAGCCAAGTCTCGATGAAGACTTAGacgatattaaaataaaaattgtataa